AGTCCCGGTGCTCGGATCGCGCGCGATGGAACCGATCCAATCAGAGCCTGAATATACAGGCAGTGGTTGCACCTCTCCCGTGGACAAACTCGCTGCTCGTATGGAATTGTTTTCCGAAAAGTACAGCTTATCGGCAGTTCGGTCGATCACAAACCCCAAACCAGAATGTCCCCTGCCCGGCATAAATCCTTCTACATTCCCACCGTCCAAATCCATCCGAAATATGCCGGAGATCCCACTGTTAAAATCTCCCTTGTAAAAATAAATCTTGCCCCCCTCCGAATCAACAGCAAGGCCATAAATGAAGGCAAGGCCATCCTCTGGTGTCGCGTGAATCGTCGTGATCGAGCGGCTGGCCAGATCAAGCACCTTAATACTCGCAAAAAACGTTCCGGGACCGCTGCCGGCACTATTATCAATCATATACAGTCGATTGCCAGCTGCATCCAAAGCCAACTCAACAATTAGGTTCCCGCTTTCATAAGTATCGACGACTTGCAGAGTGTCCTGTTTCAGCTTATAAATGCGTGACCTGTCCGCGGCATAGTACAGGAATTCATTATCCGCATCTACCGCGATTCCGGTAGGCGCGCCTGATATACTCTTCTGCGCGATGACCTGCGCTTCAGACGCATCCGCCAGACTCTTCTGGTAGAGGCTGTACGAATCACGTTCCATTGAAAAATACAAATTCATGGCCGGGCTGGCATAAGCTTCGCGCTGCGCAAGACCCGGCATGCCAAGCACGCCTAATGATAAGCAGCAGATCAGCAGAACCATTAGCTTTAGCCGCATCAGCTTCCTCCATGTACCAGCAGGTGGACCCGATTGTATAACGGTTGACATCCCATTTATGCTTCGCGTTGCCGCCGAGCCTGTCTTTTTTGCAAAATATCTGAATCTCCCATGACCTTTCATACCCCTTCACTCCCCATTTCCCGATGCACGTTCGCACCTTACATCATACCAACTGAAGGTACAATGATGAATTGACGAATGTTAATTGTCCGTTTTTTTTGTATAATGCGATTAGAAGACTTTACAACATAGGACGAGGAACTCAGAATGGATCAAACCTACACCACTATCCTAAAAACCAAAGTCACCCCTCCCGACCCGAAGGATGCCCACATCAGGCGCAACCGCTTGTTGGACTTGCTTACAGAAGGATTAAAGGGCCGCCTGACACTCGTAACCGCCCCTGCCGGTTTCGGCAAGACGACGCTCCTGACCCAGTGGGTCCACGCCGGACAGGCGACCTGCACCTGGTTATCGCTGGATGATATGGACAATGACATCGTCCGATTTTGGCGGTATGTTGCACATGCGCTCGCCCCGGCGCTTCCCCCGTTCATCCGTGAACGAGTCTTGGAGCTGTCTCAAGCCATGCCGAGTCTGTCCATCTATACGTTTCTCGACTCGTTCCTAAATGAGCTGTTCGCACTATCCAAAGGGATCGTCATCATCCTGGATGATTATCACGTTATTCGCGATACTCACATCCATGACAGCCTTGCTTACTTCATCGACTACTTGCCTCCTGTTGTGCACATGATGATTTCCTCCCGCTCCGAGCTGCCTTTTTCTGCTGCCAAATGGACCGCCCATAACGAACATGTCGCGATCGATATAAGGAAGCTGCAATTTACGCAGGATGAGACCGAGGAATTTTATACCAATAAATTGGACACTAGCTTGTCCAGCGAGCAGGTCGAGCAGCTTCGCCTGCGAACGGAAGGCTGGGCGGTCGGGTTGCAGCTGGTGACACTTTCCCTTCGTTCTGAAATGAACCGCGACCAATATATCCAAGCGTTCAGCGGCGACAACCGGAACGTCTCGGACTTCCTGTTCCATGAAGTAATAACCAAGCTGCCTGCTGAGCTGTACCGCTTCTTGCTGGATACCTCCGTTCTCCCCAGAATGAATGCTTCGATCGCTGATGCGGCTGCTTCTCGGACAGACAGCCAGAACATGCTCGAGACAGTCAAGCAGCTGAACCTGTTCCTCGTGCCGCTCGACGACCGGGATATCTGGTTCCGCTACCATCATTTGTTCGCCCAATTCCTGCAGAGCCAGTTCAAGAAGAACGAGCCCGAGCAGTGGCTTGCCGCCAACCGGTCGGCCAGCAAGAGCTTCGCCGCGCACAGCTTCATGGATGAAGCGATCCATCTTGCGCTGGAAGCGCAGGACTTCGAGTTGGCTCAAGAATATCTGGAGCAGCACATCCCAGCCGTGCTGCGAAGAGGAGAGAACGAAACCTTGCTGCATTGGTTTCGGCGATTTCCGGCAGAAGCGGCGCTTGCGCCCGAGCTCACGCTTCTGTACGCGTTCGTTCTTGTGCTGGCCGGAGAGCTGCCGGAAGCGGATCAGCTGCTGGAGAAGGTTGAAGAAACCTTCTCGACGATGGCCGAAACGGAGCGAAGAGGCCAGTTGCAAAGCGGCATCTTGTTCGTTCGAGCCAACCTGATGTTTTTGAATGGGGATTTCAAGAAGTGGCTTGCGTTCGTCGATGGATTATTGGACAAGATCTTGCCGGAGAATGCCCTTTTCTACAATCACAATTACAACTTGACTGAGCCGCTGATGAGACGAACACCGCTTGGCCTTAGAGGCCGCCTCTCCGCCGACGCAGAAATGATCGGTCTCTTGTTCACCGGAAATCTGGAGTCCCATGGCTGGGCGCATTCTCTCATTAGCTTATATGTCAAGCAAACCATGCTCGAAGGGTATTATGAATGGAACCGTCTCGATTGCTGCCGGGAGATGGTGACCGCAGTCGAGAAAGCATTGGCACAGCAGCATATTCCGGGCTTGGCTATCCCGTTGGCGATTACGCAGGCTCGCCTTCATCTGGTCAACAATTGCCCGCAGCTTGCCCATGACCGGATCCAGGATGAGATGCGTACCGTCCCTGACGCGCACTGGCTTCGCCTTCTCCGAGCGTTCCAAATGCGGGTGTACCTGCTCGAAGGCCGTACTGCCCAGGCCAAGAAAATAGCAGCCAGGCTCGGCTTATCCGCCAAGGACAAGCCTACTTTCGATCAGGAGTATATGTATATCTCTTACGTAAGACTGCTTGGCAAGCAACACAAGGAGAACGAAGCTCTGCGTCTGCTGGAGCTGATGAAGCCCCAGGCCGAGCGGGAGCAGCTGATCTCCAGCATCGTGGAGATCTCCGTGCTTCAAGCCTTGCTGGAAGCGCAGCGCGGTCAGCGGGATGCTGCCCTGCTGCCTATCCACGAAGCGCTGAAGCTGGGGGAACAGAACGGCTATGTGCGCAGCTTTGTGGATGAAGGGCCTGCGATGCATACCTTGTTGACGCATTATCTGAAGACACGTACGGAAGATACGCAGAGATTGCCCGTGTCCGACGTGACCGAGGAGTATGTGCGCAAGCTGATTGGATCGTTCCCCGCTGACAGCGAGCCGCCGACAGGCCGTCCAGCAGCGCTAGTCGAATCGCTCAGCCAAAGCGAGCACAGCATGCTGCGGCTTCTGAACCAGGGCGCAACCAACAAGCAGATCGCTCAGGAGCTTGCCCTGTCCGCCGGAACCGTGCGGGTGTACCTGTCCCGCATGTATGGGAAGCTCGGCGTCTCTTCCCGCACGCAGGCCTTGCTTGTCGCGCGCGACCTGCAGCTGCTGGAATAGTCCGATCGCTCGATGCCATAGCCAACTTGCCTCCCCCCCAAAAAAAAGATCCGCCGGACAGTTGTCCAGCGGATATTTCCTTTTGAGCTTATATTCTGGCAGATTCCATCATGCAGCACGTCCCTATTCCAGCACAATGTTATCGATCAGGACTGCCGTATCATAGATGCTGTCTCCTTGATCCCAGACATGGAAACGAAGAATGATCGGTCCCTGACCTGCGAACGCGCTAACATCAACGACCATGTGCTTCCAATTGGTCATGTAAGCCGTGTCGTCCCCTCCGTAGAAGTCGATATCCACCTGATTCTCCTCGGTCCAGTAATGCTGCGAGGCATTAATCGACTCTGCCGCTATCAGGTATGTGTATTCGCCGTTGCCGCTTGAAATAACCGTACCCAAGCCACTGTATACCTGCTGCGTGACAGTAGTGCCCTCCACATCCAATTCAGGCAGCAGATTGTCGGACACATACACACTCGAGGTCACTGTTGCATGGAAGGTATCGTCGAACACACTTCCTACAAACTCTGTCGGCTCCTCAGAAATAAAGTTATAGTCAAAAGAGAGCCGTGTTGCGCCGGCGGGAATCAAGAAATTCTGTTCGATGTAGCTGTCTGAATTGTAATCAAACACACCGCCGTTGACATCATTATTCTCAAATCCCAATCCGGTGCTGATGATGGCCATGTAACTTCCGTCCGTCGGCTTGACTGGGCCGAGCTGCGTAATGACGCGAACATCGCCATTCCCGTTCCAGCCGTTCCAGGTTCCGTTCTCGAACGTTCCATTCACGATGCCCTCTGTCTTCATGCCGATGCTGCTCCCCTTCATGGCGAAGGAAGCCAATCCGTCGCTCGCGCCATGCGCGTCAACCGCAGCATCGAACGCTTCCGCTGTACTCATCCCTTGCTCGATCAGACTATTCATCACAGATGTAACGATGGCTTGATCGTAGGCAAGCGTAACGTAATTCGTATAGCCGTAATAGGTCTGCGCCCCGTTATTGATAAAGGCGTCCGCCATCGAATCGTTAAACAAGCTGCGGCAGCTACCGTTGAAGATAATGGAGTCCGGCATGGAATCGTTATATCGCGTAATAAAGGAAGGCGTGATGGCATAATAGCCGGAGATGATCGCCAGTCTGCCCTTCTTCAAATCGATTTCGTGCATGGCCCGGTTCGCGCTTGTCGCCTGCTCCCCTGTCAAAACCATCACCTGCGGGCCGGCATACGGGAATTCAATGCCGTACTTCTCGTGCAGTGCCTGAAGGATAGTTTCATCATAGAACGTATCGCCATGCGTATCCAATACAATCAGCCCGTATTGATTCAAGCCCTTGAAAAATGCCACATCCGCTGCCGCATTTTTGACTCGGTTCACCTGGAAAGGATAATCCGATTGACTGATATCCGCATAGACAGCATCATACACAGTAGCGGAAGAAAGGACGTCAGCGAACGGCGAGACAATGGCAACCCGTTTGCTTCCGACTTGGCTGCCGGTTTGTGTCAAGGTCTGCGCTGCGAATGCAGTCACACTCTCAGCGGTTGCTGTTGCCGCCGACAGCCCCTTGGAATTGTCGGGTGCGATGGATATGCCGCCCAGTATGCCGGAGCTCATCACAAACCAGACACTGCCGTTCTCGCCGGAAACCCCTGCGCTTTCGACCTCTGGCTGCGTTCCCAGCCAAGCCACCGTCTCTTCCTTCGCTCTCTGAACATCACCCGCATACTGAGCGGCGAGTTCATTGAATTTGTCCTGGGTGGTTTGGGTCTGATGCATCACTTGTGCGAACTGCTCATCGGTCAGATGATTGACCACCGAAAGGCGGAACACACTGCTCGATTGGGCACCTGTTCTTGCTTGCAAGCGTATGAAGCCTTCTTCACTTTCATCCAAGGTTATGATTCCGCTGTACACGCCATCGGACTTGATGCTGTCTCCATTGGCACGATCACCGTCGTCGTGCAGCGTCGCCAGTTGAGCCACCACCTGATTGCCTGCGTCCACCTTGTACAGCGTCACATCAGCGTCACCGTTCGTGCTTAAGGAAATATGAACCGTTGCTTCTGTCGGCTCCTGGGCGAAAATGGCATCAGTCGGCTGTCCATCGACAACAACCTGCAGACCGCTGATGAAAAAGGCTTCCGGATCGCCGACAGGGGGACGGTTATTGTTCTTCTTGCTGCTTCCTCCAGTCACGTTGAGATTGGAGGCGGTATTGAGGATGCCCAGCTCTATCGGGTCAGTCCCTACCTTAACATCTGTCGCAATCACTTCGTATTCCTGCGTACCTGTACCGTCGCTTGCAATCCGCAAAGTGTAATTGCGGTCTGCCAACACGTACGCGGTGAAATGACCGTCTTCATCTGTGGTTGTATCAAAGGTTGGATTGGTAGTGAAGAAAACCTCCTCACCAGCAACAGCATTTCGGCTGCTGTCGAGCAATTGGCCGCTAAGTTCGACCCCTTGCACTAGCGTGAAATCCAGGCTTGCAGCTGTGTCCGGCTGAACTTGGACATCACTCTGGAAGGCAACAGCCTCGCCCTTTGCAACCGTAAGGTCGTAAGTCCCGGCTTCCACCGAGAAGGAATACTTGCCATTCTGATCGGTCAACGCATTGTCTATCGCTGCGTACCCGTCTTTTTCCCTCAGCTTGACTTGCGCGCCTTCTACAGGAAGACCGTTGCTAGTAACGGTTCCCTCCAGCACAGTTGCTGGTTGTTCTTCGCTCTTCAGCGACTGGTCAAGGGCCACCACCGCTTCCGCCCGGGTAATGGAAATGCCGGGTCTATAAGTAGCATCCGGATACCCCTGCATAACTCCGGCAGCCACAACAGCCTCGACAGCTTGCTTGCTCCACGATGCAATGTCCGCCGCATCTTTGAATGGGTCTGCCACACCAGCGTTCACGGATAGATCCAGCGACAGAACATTGGCCAGAATAACTGCAGCCTCTTGGCGGCTGATTTCTCGGTTCGGCTTAATGGTTCCGTCCTCATAGCCTGTTATGTATCCTGCTGCCGCCGCTTTCGCAATCTCTGGTGCAAACCACTTCTCCGGCGTAACATCCTTGAAGCTGACTTCCGCCTCCTCCGTGAAACCGAAGACTCTGTTGACCAGTGCAAAAAATTCCGCCCGTTTAATCTCGTCGTTAGGCTTAAAGGTACCATCCTCATAGCCTTGAACGAGTCCTTTGTCCACCCAATCCGTCAATGACTTGGAGGCCCAGTGATTCTGAATATCCGATAAGGACACCGCAGATGCTCCGACTGCAAAAGCCGGCAGGATCATGGACATGATAAGGATGACGGCAGTTAATAATGAAAGATGTCTTTTCTGTGGCAACGCTAGCTTCATTGGATTTTTCTCCTTCTCATGATGTCTGTTTTGATTTCCATAGCAAACCCATCGTAAAGCATTGTAACCCCTGCGGTATCGTCGCCTCCATTCTACAAATTTCGACATAAGCAAGAATTAAATAGTATCATATCTATTTCATTTTTACTAGTTCTTTAGAACCAATAAGAATAGAGTGAGTCGCAATCGAGAATCCCTGCAATTTCTTCCATCGCGCAATCGGCAATTTTCATGCTACACTACGCTTATCTTTGTCATCTGCTTGTCGTATCCGGCTGTCAGGGCTCCACCCTGAACCGTGAGCGAATGGAGGAAACGAATGAAAAGCATCATACGCAAATGGAACCAAATCAGCCTTATTCAACGCATATTGGCCGGGATCGCGGCCGGAATCATCCTGGCTTTGACCGTACCGGACGCCGCGCGAGCGGTTTCCATATTCGGCACGCTGTTCGTAGGCGCATTGAAATCGGTCGCGCCCATCCTGGTCTTGTTCCTGGTTATGTCTGCCATTTCCAATTCCAAGCAGGGCCGACCCACGCATATCCGCGCCATTGTCATCCTATACTTCGTGAGCACCTTTCTGGCCGGCTTCATTGCAGTGGCCGCCAGTTATCTTTTTCCGGTCACTTTGTCGCTCGCCACACACGTGCATGACTTGTCCCCGCCCGAGGGCATCACAGAAGTGCTGCGCACGGTGCTGTTCAACGTGGTGGACAATCCGGTCAGCGCTCTCCTGAATGCCAACTATATCGGCATCCTGGCCTGGGCTATCCTGCTCGGCATTGCGCTGAAGCGCGCTTCAGACACTACGAAGAACGCGCTGGCGCATCTATCAGATGCGATAGCCCAAATCGTAAAGTGGGTCATTCAGCTGGCTCCATTGGGCATTATGGGGCTCGTATTTGACGCTATTACGACCAACGGGCTGTCCTCGTTGATCGAATACGGCAAGCTGCTGGTCATCCTGGTCGGATGCATGCTGTTCATCGCGCTTGTCGTCAATCCGTTCATTGTGTATTGCAATATCCGCAAGAATCCTTATCCGCTTGTATTCCGCTGCTTGCGGGAGAGCGCAATTACCGCCTTCTTCACACGCAGCTCCGCAGCCAACATTCCGATTAACATGCGATTGTGCGAAAGGTTGAAGCTGGATGCGGATACGTATGCCGTGTCCATCCCGTTAGGCGCGACCATCAATATGGCGGGCGCAGCAGTGACTGTCTCCGTCTTGACTCTGGCCGCCGTGCACACGCTCGGCATCCAGGTAGACTTCGGCACGGCGCTGCTGCTAAGCATCTTGTCCGCCATATCCGCTGCCGGCGCATCAGGCGTCGCCGGCGGGTCGCTCCTGCTCATTCCGCTCGCCTGCAGCCTGTTCGGCATCCCGAATGAGATTGCCATTCAGGTCGTTGGCGTTGGCTTTATCATCGGCGTGCTGCAGGATTCCTGCGAGACAGCGCTGAACTCATCCTCCGATGCCCTGTTCACCGCCACTGCCGAGTACGCCCAGCGGCGCAAAGCAGGAGAGGACATCGTTATCCCTTCTTGACCGACTAACCCCTGATCGTCGCAACATCAGACGATCAGGGGTTTTCTATATGAATGGCATTGACAACTGCGACAAGTTGTCGTATATTTTTATTGCGACAAGTTGTCGCATAAATCATTCAGAGGTGCGCGCCAATGAAATCGTTAGGGAAATTATCTGAAACAGAATTGGAAGTCATGGAGGCAATATGGGCATGCGCAACGCCCGTAACGGTTGCACAGCTCCTGGAAGCGTTCAGCAGCAAGAAGTGGAAGACTTCGACGGTATCGACCATCTTGAAACGGCTTATGGCGAAGGGCTTTTTGTCCAAATCCATGAATGGCAAGACGAACTATTATGCGCCTGCTTTGTCATGGGATGCTTACAAGAAGCTGGAGACCCAAAGCTTCCTCGGCCGCCTGTACAATGGAAAGGCTAAGAATCTAATTGCCGCTCTTGTCGACGATGCCGAGCTGAGCCCGGAGGACATGAAGGAATTGCGAGCATGGTTTGAACAGAAGGAAGACCGCACATGACGGAAGGATTGGTTTTTCTTCTCACAGCATCGCTCGCAGGCACAATTGTCTGGGTTCTGCAGTGCAGTGCAAGGCCAATCACCCAAAGAGCATTTTCACAAGCCTGGCACTATTATTCGTCCCTCATCCCTGTATTTTTCCTCCTTGGCGGCGCAGAGGCTGTGAATCGAACCGTATCGTTTGCACGTTCGCTCTGGTCTTCTACTGTGATGGTCGGCCCGGATGCCGGAGCCATTGCCGGTCCCACCTCTCTAGTGCAGGCGGCGGCGAGCGACATTTCATGGGTAAGGCCGTTGCTGGACTCGCTGCTGCACTATGCGTACATACAGGAGCTGACCTTTATCGCCACCCTGGTTTGGGCTGCCGGCAGCGCGACCTTCCTTGTCGTGCACATCGCAATCTATCGGGGATTCAAGCGGGCGATTTTGCAACCAAGCCGCGAATGCCGCATAGCCCCGGATGCCGTGAAGGCCGCGAAGGTCAGAATAAGCCCTGCCGCAGCAACGCCTATGGTGATAGGCTTTTGGAAGCCCCTTATCGTGCTGCCGGATATCCCTATTGAGGACAAACAGCTGGCCATGATTCTTGCACATGAGCGGATGCATATTAAGCGCCGCGATTTGCTCGTCAAGCTGATCGTTCAGCTGGCCCATGCGATACACTGGTTCAATCCCGCAGTCTATTCCCTTGGCAGGCAAATCCATCTGTACTGTGAACTGTCTTGCGACGAGAAAGTTGTGCGGGACATGGACACGGAAGGCCGCAGAGCGTACGGATCGGCGCTCTTAACCATGTTGGAATATGGCGTGATGCGGAGGAATGTTTTGGGCGTCAGCAGTTTGAACAGCCCGAAGGAAGACATGAAAAGGAGGCTTGGAAATCTAATGAATGTCAAAAAGACTGCAACATCTATGGTCACGTTATCCCTTGCCGCTAGCTTGGCGCTAATCGGGGGCGGCGCATATGCCGCAAGTGCGGTCGGCTCCGCTGCCAAAGCGTTCCCCATGCTCAGTCCGCTGGAAGAAGGAAGAAATATCACTCTGACTCGCGCCAGCGATGGGGCACACATCGTCTCCTACGACAAAGACGGGAACAGATTGTCCGCACCTCCAAGCTATGCGCCAAGAGAGCTTACGCCCGATGAAATGATGGTTCGCATCCTCATGCATATCGAAAAAGGATTGGCTGTGCCGGAAGGATATATCACGGACTTGCAAAGCCAAGGCCGAACTGATTTGCTGTCTGCCTTGTTCGAGGAAACAAGCGCGCTCTCCGTTCGACTGATGGATAACAGCGTTGCGGTTTATACCCAAGACGATGTGGTTCAACCAGCAAAATAAAGGCGGTGCTGATCCCAATATGAGAAAAATGAAGCGTATGACTATCGGCATGTTGATTTCTTTGCTGATCGGCATGTTGATTTCTTTGCTGATCGGCATGCCTGCGCATGCAGCAGACGGCTACTTCTGGTCGGATGCCAAGCCTCTCCCTTCCTGCAGCCAGAACAGCAGGGAAGGCGGACGCGGTCAGATGGGAATCGTCATAGATGGCGAAAAAGTAGAGCTTGATCTCCCTGCATGTGAGGAAGCAAGTAAAAACCATGTTTTCGTTACGGTGGATGGAAAGTACTTAAATACCGTAGCCGGGATAGGAGCAGAGCCTTTTATTGAGAATGGCCGAACCATGCTTCCCTTAAGAGTGCTTGCGGACGCATTCGGATTTGAGGTGGACTGGGCGCAGCCGGAACAAAAAATTACGCTGGCCAAGGACGGCAAGGAGACTGTCTTGCATATCGGAAAGCCGGAGATGCTGGTGGACGGCAACAAGATCGCTCTCACTGGCGCCGTGCCGTTGATCCGAAGCAACGTGACCTTCCTGCCTGTCAGACAGCTTGCCGAAGTGCTCGGCATTCAGGTCGGCTGGGATGAAGCGACCAGAACGGCGCAATTCTCCAACAGATAGAACAAGAACCGGATAGGAAACCCCCTTCCCCAGTCTGTGAGAAGCAGAAGGGGAAGGGGGTTGCTCCTATGCCTATTTCCAGTTAGTAACGCCTGGCTTCGGGGCACTCTCCAGAGATTTGAGAGCGGGAGTTTCCTCATGAGCACTGGGCCACATACAGAAGGCTGTCATTCATTGTGGATCGATACGCATCCCCTGCCTCATTTGTACGATTTATCGCACAAAATCAGTTCAGGGTGGTGCGCTCATGCAACTTTTGTATGATTTTTCGAACAAACATCACATATCTCCTCATGGACGAGATGACTTTGTACGATTTTTCGTTTCCAAGCTCGATGTTGAAGCCAAGTTACAGGAATTTTATACGATATTTCATACAAATCTCGATTACCCGCCATGTTCGCCCGCCTCACTCATGACCACTGCGACAGCACACGCGGTTCAACATACTGCCAGGACACAAACGCTCGCGGTTCAACCTTACTCTACCCGCCTTCCTTCCTTATCCCTCTATGGCTTCGGCCAGACGGTGAAGAATCGATGCGGCCTCGGCCCGGCTGATGTGAGCCTCCGGATCGAAATAATTGCCGGATTTGCCGACCATGAGGCCCATGTGATAAAGGAGCTGCACGGCCGGTTTCGCTGCGGCGGCTATCGCCGCATCGTCTGCGTAAATATGCCCGCCTTCGCCTGCGGACACCCCAACAAGGTTCAGGTACTTCTCCAGGATTACCGCCATGTCCTGCCTGCTCAGCAGTTCGTCAGCATGGAAGCCCGCTTCCGCCAATCCGTTCTCCTCCGCCCAACGGCCTACCTGCTCATATTCGCCAGCATTCGCATGAGTCTGAGCATGCAGGAGGAACAGCATGGAGAGAAACTGTTGCCGCGTGACTGCTGTCCCCGGACCAAAGGTTGTCTCGCTGCTGCCGCCGATCAGCCTGTTGACGCTGACATGCGCCACATCGGGATAGAACCAGTCATCCGTCGATACGTCGCTGTACGGGTTCTCCCAATTCGCGAGCAAATAGCCTAGAGGGTCCATAACTGCATAATAGGCTTCCTTCGTTGCGAAGGTTCTGTCGAAGAGCAGCGGACTTCCTTGAGCGCGCCAGCTCTGGGAATCTGCCTTGCCCCAGAAGGTTATGCGCTCGATGCTGTCTGCATGCTTCTTATAAATAAGGAACAGCTCCGCATACAGCTTGGCTTGTTCTATCTCCTTGTCCTTCGTAAAGGGGGCAGCGTTCTGGGATGGGATATCCAGCTCGGTGACGCTGATCTTCACGCCTGCCTCTGCAAAGCGTACGATGGATGCCTCCACATCTGCCGGATTCAAGGTTTCAATCCAGTAGTGTGCCTGCATCCCGATGCCCTCCACTAACGGACGCCCCGGCTCGGTATTGCGCTCATCCGATTTCCACTTCTCGTTAAGCTCTTCGGCCATCAGGGCCATCGCTTCCCGCTTCCAGGCTTCGGTTTCATTGTAGTCGTTATAATACAGCACTGCATCTGGATCAACAAGACGCGCCAGCACGAATGCGTCATAGATGTAGTCGGCGCCGCTTTCGCCCTTGCTCCGATCCGCACCATTCTCATACGCCTGATACCAAGGAGACTGGGTACGCAGCACAGCGGTCCAGTCCGTCGGTATGCCTGAGCCGCCGTCAAAGGCCTCATTCACCACATCCCAGGATGCAAGCTTGCCCTTGAAATGCCCGGCGACATTACGGATATACGCCTCCATATTGGCCTTCGCCTCTGCTCGAGTGAGCGGATTGCCGTCCGCATCAGCAGTCAGCCAAGGAGCCGATTGGGCATGCCAGATTAGGGTATGGCCGTGTACCTGGATGTTATGCTGCTCCGCCC
The sequence above is a segment of the Xylanibacillus composti genome. Coding sequences within it:
- a CDS encoding LuxR C-terminal-related transcriptional regulator translates to MDQTYTTILKTKVTPPDPKDAHIRRNRLLDLLTEGLKGRLTLVTAPAGFGKTTLLTQWVHAGQATCTWLSLDDMDNDIVRFWRYVAHALAPALPPFIRERVLELSQAMPSLSIYTFLDSFLNELFALSKGIVIILDDYHVIRDTHIHDSLAYFIDYLPPVVHMMISSRSELPFSAAKWTAHNEHVAIDIRKLQFTQDETEEFYTNKLDTSLSSEQVEQLRLRTEGWAVGLQLVTLSLRSEMNRDQYIQAFSGDNRNVSDFLFHEVITKLPAELYRFLLDTSVLPRMNASIADAAASRTDSQNMLETVKQLNLFLVPLDDRDIWFRYHHLFAQFLQSQFKKNEPEQWLAANRSASKSFAAHSFMDEAIHLALEAQDFELAQEYLEQHIPAVLRRGENETLLHWFRRFPAEAALAPELTLLYAFVLVLAGELPEADQLLEKVEETFSTMAETERRGQLQSGILFVRANLMFLNGDFKKWLAFVDGLLDKILPENALFYNHNYNLTEPLMRRTPLGLRGRLSADAEMIGLLFTGNLESHGWAHSLISLYVKQTMLEGYYEWNRLDCCREMVTAVEKALAQQHIPGLAIPLAITQARLHLVNNCPQLAHDRIQDEMRTVPDAHWLRLLRAFQMRVYLLEGRTAQAKKIAARLGLSAKDKPTFDQEYMYISYVRLLGKQHKENEALRLLELMKPQAEREQLISSIVEISVLQALLEAQRGQRDAALLPIHEALKLGEQNGYVRSFVDEGPAMHTLLTHYLKTRTEDTQRLPVSDVTEEYVRKLIGSFPADSEPPTGRPAALVESLSQSEHSMLRLLNQGATNKQIAQELALSAGTVRVYLSRMYGKLGVSSRTQALLVARDLQLLE
- a CDS encoding S-layer homology domain-containing protein; its protein translation is MKLALPQKRHLSLLTAVILIMSMILPAFAVGASAVSLSDIQNHWASKSLTDWVDKGLVQGYEDGTFKPNDEIKRAEFFALVNRVFGFTEEAEVSFKDVTPEKWFAPEIAKAAAAGYITGYEDGTIKPNREISRQEAAVILANVLSLDLSVNAGVADPFKDAADIASWSKQAVEAVVAAGVMQGYPDATYRPGISITRAEAVVALDQSLKSEEQPATVLEGTVTSNGLPVEGAQVKLREKDGYAAIDNALTDQNGKYSFSVEAGTYDLTVAKGEAVAFQSDVQVQPDTAASLDFTLVQGVELSGQLLDSSRNAVAGEEVFFTTNPTFDTTTDEDGHFTAYVLADRNYTLRIASDGTGTQEYEVIATDVKVGTDPIELGILNTASNLNVTGGSSKKNNNRPPVGDPEAFFISGLQVVVDGQPTDAIFAQEPTEATVHISLSTNGDADVTLYKVDAGNQVVAQLATLHDDGDRANGDSIKSDGVYSGIITLDESEEGFIRLQARTGAQSSSVFRLSVVNHLTDEQFAQVMHQTQTTQDKFNELAAQYAGDVQRAKEETVAWLGTQPEVESAGVSGENGSVWFVMSSGILGGISIAPDNSKGLSAATATAESVTAFAAQTLTQTGSQVGSKRVAIVSPFADVLSSATVYDAVYADISQSDYPFQVNRVKNAAADVAFFKGLNQYGLIVLDTHGDTFYDETILQALHEKYGIEFPYAGPQVMVLTGEQATSANRAMHEIDLKKGRLAIISGYYAITPSFITRYNDSMPDSIIFNGSCRSLFNDSMADAFINNGAQTYYGYTNYVTLAYDQAIVTSVMNSLIEQGMSTAEAFDAAVDAHGASDGLASFAMKGSSIGMKTEGIVNGTFENGTWNGWNGNGDVRVITQLGPVKPTDGSYMAIISTGLGFENNDVNGGVFDYNSDSYIEQNFLIPAGATRLSFDYNFISEEPTEFVGSVFDDTFHATVTSSVYVSDNLLPELDVEGTTVTQQVYSGLGTVISSGNGEYTYLIAAESINASQHYWTEENQVDIDFYGGDDTAYMTNWKHMVVDVSAFAGQGPIILRFHVWDQGDSIYDTAVLIDNIVLE
- the sstT gene encoding serine/threonine transporter SstT; translation: MKSIIRKWNQISLIQRILAGIAAGIILALTVPDAARAVSIFGTLFVGALKSVAPILVLFLVMSAISNSKQGRPTHIRAIVILYFVSTFLAGFIAVAASYLFPVTLSLATHVHDLSPPEGITEVLRTVLFNVVDNPVSALLNANYIGILAWAILLGIALKRASDTTKNALAHLSDAIAQIVKWVIQLAPLGIMGLVFDAITTNGLSSLIEYGKLLVILVGCMLFIALVVNPFIVYCNIRKNPYPLVFRCLRESAITAFFTRSSAANIPINMRLCERLKLDADTYAVSIPLGATINMAGAAVTVSVLTLAAVHTLGIQVDFGTALLLSILSAISAAGASGVAGGSLLLIPLACSLFGIPNEIAIQVVGVGFIIGVLQDSCETALNSSSDALFTATAEYAQRRKAGEDIVIPS
- a CDS encoding BlaI/MecI/CopY family transcriptional regulator; this translates as MKSLGKLSETELEVMEAIWACATPVTVAQLLEAFSSKKWKTSTVSTILKRLMAKGFLSKSMNGKTNYYAPALSWDAYKKLETQSFLGRLYNGKAKNLIAALVDDAELSPEDMKELRAWFEQKEDRT